Below is a genomic region from Raphanus sativus cultivar WK10039 chromosome 4, ASM80110v3, whole genome shotgun sequence.
CGGCTGAGGAAGCCTCTACCTCCCAAAATCAAAAGCCGGCGACCACCGCCTAAAGAAGACGTCGCAGCCCCAGAGTCAAAGCCGGTCATCCATCTCCATAGATGGATACCAGAACAGAACCGACAGAAACGAACTCGATGTCGGAGCAGAACCACAAACTTGAAAACGCCGATATATAACAGAACAGAGAAAGAAAACTATGCAAAAGGAGATGATAACCGGCGGCGTAAGCTACCGGCCACCGAAACGCAATCAATCGGAAAACCGCTCTATAGAGAGAAGATGGAgctttttctctctcctctttaCAATTCGTAGCATCAGATTCAATAGTTAAGTTCAACTCGATCAATAAATCAGTCCATTCTATTATAATaatccctctgtttcattataagtgtcgttttagacttgtgcataCGGATTAAGAAagtatttaattttgcatattttcaatataaaaacatcattaccgatacaattcaaccaatagaaaaatagaatggagaataaaattaataaattttgcattgaaactctaaaacgacacttattttgcaacgaaaaaattctctaaaacgacacttaatatgaaacggagggagtatcaaTTATGAAAGTATGAATTTGCGACACTAAAAACGACCGAGTGGTAATTTAACCAGACAACAAACAACTGTCACAGAACTTTTAAAGCTATATTTCAACTAGTTTGTTAACAAACCAGCTGAACTTTGAGTATattgaagagaagaaaaatatattttcaaatgaacgaatttaatttagtttttctttttgcgtCAATGAGTGATTGTGATTTTGCTATAAGAAAATGGGTACTACAGACTAGCAAAAAAAACTTATTGTTTGTAGTATTACAAACTAGCTAGCACAATAAGTTTAGAGTGTTCTCTCACAAATACTTTGATATAAGCAAAGTATCGTGGTGTTATCATAAGGGGTTTTCGATATTGATACCGGttcgattttttctttttgatattttggtttataaaaactaGTTACTATATTAAAACCATATCAATttggtttagttcggtttatatactggtttattcagttttatacaAAACCatacatttatttatcttttataatattttatgaattttatttgattaaatatcagcttttatataacataaagataattaatatttaaaataactagtAATTAGgcatattaaattaatattataatagttttatagaataaattaataaaaattagtaattcataatattaaaaataactaaatattagcaCACATATTTGTTGAAAAAGTTaaaagttatgttttatttaatttggcaaaaatgaaacataacttatagatttaataatattaaattactaaaatcaacattttaaatataaagatcatatcaatacaataaaatatgtatatgttcttaattatcttatatagttttacatataattatatttctatattttaattgatcaaTTTATTCCGTTTATTCGGTATCGGTTTGTAATCCAAACCGTATCCATATaccacagtttttttttaaatgacatCATTCGATTTTCGATTTTACCAAatctaaaacaatttatttGTCTTGGTCAGTTCAGTTCAGTTTTAGTTGGTTCGGTTTTATCAAATTGAACACATTTATATTACCATGTCAAATGGACCAGCTTTGCATGTTGGGGTTTGATCATCATCGCATATATTTTCGGAAGACTTCAATAATACAacaaaaattctataaattaataaaaacatcaaCTAATAAATCTCTCCAATTATAAATTTCTCCAATTGTATCCAATTAATAGAATAAAGAAAAACGGTTTGTATCTAGAATTGGCGAATCAATAGTTACAAACATGTCATGATTATAGTCTATTTTGGTGGAGATAAAACTAGAtacaaatcatattttttaaagtaGCTCTAAATCAATTATGCGATGCAATTATCATGATGGCTGTGGGTTATTCATGGGTGTCAAGGGCACCAAGTGTGATCATTTTGATCATAAAATGACTATTATCTAGAAATTGGTAGAGAGAAAGTTGTTGTTATGGCTGTTGTCATCAGACTCATCACACCTAATCCTATTACAATGAATACTAGCGAATCAATAAAAGAATGTTTCATTTCCAGATTGTATGAATCAGATTCGATAACTGCTAAATCTGAAAACTAATACTTGACCGCCTTTGACTGTAGAAACCGTGACTAAACCAACCTTTAAATTTGATATTCCATCAAGTTCATGTCtaaaatttgtaatataaattattacattctcaattgtcaaaaaaaatcattatactCTCAGATTTAAGATGCTCACCGGAACTATTATCTGATGAAAATTTAACCATCGTTGCCCCAAggcaacaatttttttttttgaacacagcCACCAAGGCAACTATTActtctatatttttgtttcttgttgAAGGCTCCTCCTATATTCTTGCACTTGCTGAGATAATAAGTACAATCAGATAACTTCTTGGCAAAAAAGGGGTACAGTTCCATTGATGGAGGCGAGTGTGTTTCGCACGGTGACGATGGCGCGTGAGGAAACAGCTCAACACGCACGATCACGCGGGATGACCCACATGCTCCATCTCCCATGTTACTGTAGGCAAAGTAACTAAAACCCTTGACCAATATTGCTCacatttaaaacttaaaacatgtCAAATTAAAGTTAAGAGATAAAGGCAAAAGCACAAACGTAACTGGAggaataaaaagaaagaaatagctTTGAAAATGTCATTGTTCATAAAAGTAGAAACCATGATGATGTTGTTCATATGTAAATATTCACCTCACATGTATATGATTGGTTTATAAACATTGATTGCCCCACAACTTTGAAGAAGTTCGGATTCAGACGGATTGTGTTTTGTACCAACCACTCGAATTAGTCAATTCTCTCATTATATCCAGAGTGTTATCTCCAACCCCAAAACTATTTTCCCTTTTCTCTactatttataaagaaaagtcTGGACAAATAATTGGCTACACTGTGGAGACTTGACTCAGTCTGGTATATGCcataacaaatcaaaatataaacattttccAGTATACCTTTTTCTTATTACATGTAAAACAAGAAGCTTGATAATGCTGAGATACTGTATTATATTCAAGTATTAGTTTCAGTATCCATTAACTTTTTAATACATCGCATGATCTAGACTGTGTTCTTGAAGCACTATGAAAATTTAAGTTCTATTGCTTTTAATGACACTGGTTTTAAATCTCAAGACCCAAGAGACAGACACAACTATGCATATGTGTGTCTCTGTAATATTAGGCTTTGTGTGCTGCTGTTTTGCTTGTAGATAGGCTCTGTAATATTAGGTTTGAGTCTGTGTTAGATTTATTTCTGTTTGCTCTGCTTCTTGTTATCTCTGTATGTctgtaaaaaatagaaaattggtAATAAActtaacatttttaccaaaaaaatatgtgtgtctcaaaaaaaaaaaaactatgcatATGTGCACGGTTACATTATACACAAAATTGAGTACATGGGTTCTTGTGGGAAATgaaagataaaatataatacatcaATAATGGTGGAAAGTACAAAAGAGGAAGACATGGCAAAAGCTAAAGGGGACAAGTTGGGCATATAAACAAGTAATAgactatagaaaataaaatcaataatgaTGGATTGTAATTAGCCACCTGACAAACTCTCATCATTCAACTCCTATATTAATAAGACCTTATTTGCCTCAATATCATCACACATACTCGCCACAACAAACCTGATCTCTCtctttagaaaagaaaaataccaTTTCTCATCTGTATCTTTCTTCTTGATTTCTTTCTCTCCACATAAAGATCAAATCCTCTCTGTTCTCATCTAGATTCATAAGAACAGAATAAGTCATGATGATGAGAAAAGAAGATCTGGGTTTGAGCCTGAGCTTAGGACTTTCACAAGATCACACACCTCTTCAGCTGACTCAGAACCCTAACTCGTCCATATCCAACAATCTCCCTAGATTTCCATGGAACCAAACATTCGCTTCTTCATCAGGTATTTGCTTCAGATCTTAACTTTAATCCTCCCAAGATCTTGTGTGCTATTTGAAAGCCTTTCAGTATTTGACTGTCTTGTTTTTGCTTCTTTGCAGATCTTGGCAAAATAGACGTGAACAGTATTCCAACAACGGTGGATTGCGAGGAGGAAGCAGGAGTGTCGTCTCCTAACAGTACGATCTCGAGCACCATAAGCGGCGGGAAGAGGAGTGAGAGAGAAGGAATCTCCGACCACCACGATGATATCACTCCGGATAGAGGTTACTCGCGTGGAACCtccgacgaagaagaagacggcGGTGAAACGTCGAGGAAGAAGCTCCGATTATCTAAAGATCAGTCTGCTTTTCTTGAAGAGACTTTCAAAGAACA
It encodes:
- the LOC108832132 gene encoding homeobox-leucine zipper protein HAT2 — translated: MMMRKEDLGLSLSLGLSQDHTPLQLTQNPNSSISNNLPRFPWNQTFASSSDLGKIDVNSIPTTVDCEEEAGVSSPNSTISSTISGGKRSEREGISDHHDDITPDRGYSRGTSDEEEDGGETSRKKLRLSKDQSAFLEETFKEHNTLNPKQKLALAKKLNLTARQVEVWFQNRRARTKLKQTEVDCEYLKRCVEKLTEENRRLQKEAMELRTLKLSPQFYGQMTPPTTLIMCPSCERVAGPSPNHQHNQRPVPINPWVACAGQVAHGLNFEALRPRS